A window of Gorilla gorilla gorilla isolate KB3781 chromosome 5, NHGRI_mGorGor1-v2.1_pri, whole genome shotgun sequence genomic DNA:
TGGCCCTGTGCCTCTGCTTTTTAATCTGTTTGCCTATATATCTATCCATCAGTTCCTATTGTCACCCCTGCCTCACTCctcatacataaaaattatttgaggtAGCTCAAACATGcacaaataacagaaaaacaaaaagatacacaGATTGAAGGGGAATATGGGAATATAAGAGtgaaaaaatataatgaagtTGAGGTACAATTGATACACAGAATTGAATGCCATATGGTCTTATAGAGGTGTCAGAAGTCTTGGTCTGGTTTGCCACTGTGTTCTATCAGAAACTGAAAGGCAGAGAAACAAGACCTTCTTTATTTAGACTCTTGGCCCCTTCACTGTTTTAGTTATATAATAATTTGAATCCTTATTATAAAGAATACTAGTTTTTTACATTGTGGCTGCAAGGAATTTTAAAGACAACTATAGtatgtttttatcattttctgaTCTTTTTGTGAGTTAAGTCAAAttgccattgtttattttttgaagtgtGAAAACGCAAAGAGAGAATTTTTTAGCTGGGTCATGGGTCACGTACTTAGTAAAAACTGGGGCTTGTTTGTTTGTATAAATCATAGGAGTCTTGGCAAATACATGTTGGAAGATTCTGATCTTGATAAAAATGGTATTATGCAAATTATTTGATAGAGCTCCTCCTATACACTCAAGTTTGCAAACTCCTTGAGGACAAAAGACTTTGCCTTaatcatttttttccctccattATCTTCAGTGTATAGGtgttcagaaagaaaataatgaatgaatggttaGTAATGAGAAAAGTCTGTTAGTAAATGTTATTCATATTTTTGCTGCTTTAAACTTAAGTCAATTACTCTGTTTGAAATAGAAGTATGTCATATTTTTTATAGTACCAGCAAGTTGCATGAGAAGGGTTATATGCCACTAATGGTTAGACATTGGGACCAGAGTCCAACCCTTGAACGCAGTGCATTTGGGGATTTGTCATTACTGTGGTACACCTGGAACGTAGTGTTTGTAGAGGTGAATAGCAGGAGATAAGTCTGGCAAGCTCCTGTCAAGTAAAAGTTACTTTTTAGTTTAAGGAATGAAAGTTAGGCCtagattttgaaatatattagaTGTCatgttagctttttaaaaaatgacatttttagtggggaaaagaaaggacatgatttggtttgttttgacagagtctcacaggctggaatgcagtggtacgatctcagctcactgcaacctccgcctcccaggttcaagtgattctcccacctcagccttcctagtagctgggattacagacatgcaccatcatgcccggctaatttttgtatttttagtagagaccaggtttcactatgttggccagtctggtttcgaactcctgacctcagatgatccaaccaccttggcctcccaaagtgctgggattacagatgtgagccactgtgcccggccacggACATGATTTGATTCtagtaacatttgaaaaataaataatatagattcattttttacatttcaatttcAAAATTGTGAAAAGTGAATTAACAACATTTAAGTTTAatgactttattttgttttatttctcaggATGTGATCTTCGTGGTggaaatctaaattttaaaaccacCCCAATGGATGCAGACAGTGATGTTGCATTGGACATTCTAATTACAAATGTAGTCTGTGTTTTTAGAACAAGATGTCATTTAAACTTAAGGAAGATTGCTTTGGAAGGAGCAAATGTAATTTATAAACGTGATGTTGGAGTAAGTATCTGAGTTTTCGTATTTGTACTACATAGCCTAATTTTATAGTTCTATGACTAATACTAAAATGTATTCATTCTACAGATAGTTTATGAGCACCTTACCATGTGCTGGTTGTCCTGGATACAGAAGTGAGCCCTGTAAAAGCAATCCCTCCTCTCATGGAGGTGCAAGCTTTTGTACATAGAGTGCCGGTACCTGAATCAGCAAAGAACTCATTGGTTACAGAGACATTTTATTGTTCTCTCAATTTATTTTAACTGAAGAAAGGGACCTTTATATTCGCACATGTACCtattcaaatataattatatttgaattatatttgAATGATgccttaatatatattataatttttatagtattttaattGTCATATTCTTTAACAAAGGTAGATGGTTTTCTTTCATAACAAACTGCTGAAAATAATATGATTTATATCTTAACCTGGACatcttaaattttagtttttgttaaACCTGTAATATTTTAAAGCCTGAATattaataagtaataataaaaccTTAGTGTTTTGAGATTAACATTATAAAAGACATTGGATGTCATTATAAACCAAAGATTGATGAGATGAATATGTATTTTACACATTTGTTATGAAAATTAAGAATGTATCTCAAGGCTCtatttagctttaaaaattagatgCCAGGATACCTATGTAAATtgccattaattaattttttttttttttttttttttttggtgagacggagtctcactcttcctccaggctggagtgcaatgcagtggcacgatcacagctcactgcaacctctgcctcccaggttcaagcaattctcctgtctcagcctcccgagtagctgggattacaggtgcacaccaccacgctcagttaatttttgtatttttagtagagacggggtttcaccatgttggccagagatggtcccaatctcttgacctcgtgatccacccacctcagccttccaaagtactgggattataggcgtgagccaccgtgcctggccgtcaTTAATTCTTAGTACTAGAAACTAAGTAAAGATGaattaaattcaattaaaaatttcaGTGACTCACAAAGATTTTCAAGTTTGTCAGCAATCCCATCTTTCCTttagaaaagtaataaatatgtCTGCTCAAAAGTTTAGAGAGGAATATGCCTAACACTGCTTTGGTACTTCAGCATGACATATGGAAAGGAAGTAGTTTTTTTAAGGCAGGTTAATTGAAAATTCTGAGTTGATAGACAAGCTGGTGGTGGTGAGAGACAATTAAATGTAGGATAAACTCAGTCAGGTGTTTCTCAGTCACTTGTATATgaaattttataatgtattttagtTCAAATTTTATCTTGATCTTTGGTAAATTTTGAGTCTGCCCAGATTTAATAGCTTTCTAGTTTGATAATATGGCATATGACAGAGAATGAAGAACACAAAATGTAACAAAAATTTTAAGCAGAAACATCTGATTCATTTATGTTAGTCAGTGAGCATTTATGTCTTTCTTACATAGAATGAGCATCTAACAAATATTTCCATTAATGAAAAGTTggaatgaaaatttaaatttgcatattttcttggAGCTTAGTCCTTGACCTATTTATACACACTCTGTAGTTATTTCATTGTAACCCATAGCTTTAAAGGAATTTCTAATTACATCTCCAGCTCCAACATTTCTCCTTTATTCAAGATGCCGATGTTGAACTTGAGTATGTAATAAGCATCTCAACTCTAGGATGCAATATAAAGTAGTGATGGGTACCATGAAGCAGCAGAAAGCAGAATTAGGAATTAGAAAGCGATGAAGGGATGGGTGTTTCAGGGAAATGATTAGGGAGGGCCTCTCTTCAGGAGGTGACATCTGGTAAGAGACCTGAATGAAGTGAGAATACTGAGGGGATAATATTCCAAATGAAAGCAACAGCTACTGCAAAGCTTCTGAGGCATGAACAGATTTGGTGTGTGTGAGGAACCATGGAAGTTCCAGTTATGTGACTGGGGTGGAATGAGAGTTGAATTGTTCATATACTTGGAGTACATTGATTTCAAGTATATAGAGTGAGAGATTTCTATACAccttgtatttttaattaatcaaATGTCTTTTTGGATTAATATGTTCTTTGTATTCAGTATTGTACTTGATTTCAGAATGGTAGATTTGGAGAGCAGTTATTGCAGTCTTGGATAAGCTTGGAGAGTAGTATTTGGACATTAATATGACTATATAGAAAGAaccttatgtgaaaaataatgctTATGAGGTAATCAGATTCTTTTTCCCCCCAGAAAGTATTAATGAAGCTTAGAAAACCTAGAATTACAGCTACAATTTGGTCCTCAGGAAAAATTATTTGCACTGGAGCAACAAGGTAAATGCTacttaggttttttatttttattttttactttttccctaATGGAAAGGACATTTTCCTAGACTTAACAGCAAAATCATATGTAAAGTTTGTTATGTTCCTCAGTATAAAATTTATTTCCTGTGTAACTgataatctttttctttccttaaaactgTAGTGAAGAAGAAGCTAAATTTGGTGCCAGACGCTTAGCCCGCAGTCTGCAGAAACTAGGTTTTCAGGTAACGTTTTCAAATAGTATCTAAACTACAAATATTCaaggatttatttttatagaattaaaaattGTAATAGACTCAAGAAATCACTATGCGTACTACTCTTATGATTAAACTTTTTCTAGGTTTTTTAATACTGCCCCTCAGTGTGAAAATTAGTAGCAAAATTTGGCTATGTGGGTATTTGTAAAGGATCCTAGCTTTTTCCCTAATTCCTTTCCCATAA
This region includes:
- the TBPL1 gene encoding TATA box-binding protein-like 1, with amino-acid sequence MDADSDVALDILITNVVCVFRTRCHLNLRKIALEGANVIYKRDVGKVLMKLRKPRITATIWSSGKIICTGATSEEEAKFGARRLARSLQKLGFQVIFTDFKVVNVLAVCNMPFEIRLPEFTKNNRPHASYEPELHPAVCYRIKSLRATLQIFSTGSITVTGPNVKAVATAVEQIYPFVFESRKEIL